Proteins encoded by one window of Chrysemys picta bellii isolate R12L10 chromosome 10, ASM1138683v2, whole genome shotgun sequence:
- the TEX47 gene encoding testis-expressed protein 47 isoform X3 translates to MSGARPSRGKGSVRAESLVPAPLPRSDLLSALEEKRRLQLKKFLLHRLFFVAKLSERADRRDITVLQRHIISYPPRSSFSPKARLQEIKILVVSHNIPTRLFLQWYVTMVTLPVTYLEDVTQSQSAEEVVTECLTLLLKLGTYLSKTFKVSSKGLGDNLHTLVPELLIPAETINYLFKAKEFMSPEAFLKMYNNPLQPAMASETVWPTPCHLYP, encoded by the exons ATGTCGGGCGCCCGCCCGTCGCGGGGGAAGGGGTCGGTCCGAGCCGAGTCCCTGGTGCCCGCCCCGCTCCCGCGGAGCGACCTGCTCAGCGCCCTGGAGGAGAAGCGGCGGCTGCAGCTCAAG AAGTTCCTGCTGCACAGGTTATTTTTTGTTGCCAAGCTAtcagagagagcagacaggcgaGACATTACAG TCCTCCAGCGGCACATTATATCATATCCTCCAAGATCTAGCTTCTCTCCAAAAGCAAGGCTCCAG GAAATTAAGATTTTAGTGGTGTCGCACAACATCCCAACCAGGCTCTTCCTGCAGTGGTATGTCACAATGGTGACACTGCCTGTGACCTACCTAGAAGATGTGACACAGTCGCAGTCTGCAGAAGAGGTGGTCACTGAATGTCTTACGCTCCTCCTCAAACTGGGAACATACCTTTCAAAGACTTTCAAG GTGAGCAGTAAGGGACTGGGTGACAATCTACACACCCTTGTTCCAGAACTTCTAATCCCAGCAGAAACAATTAACTACTTGTTCAAGGCAAAAGAATTTATGAGTCCAgaagcatttctgaaaatgtatAACAATCCTTTACAGCCTGCCATGGCTTCAG AAACTGTGTGGCCTACCCCTTGTCACTTGTATCCCTGA
- the TEX47 gene encoding testis-expressed protein 47 isoform X4 codes for MSGARPSRGKGSVRAESLVPAPLPRSDLLSALEEKRRLQLKKFLLHRLFFVAKLSERADRRDITGYHERLFQNILKYHLGEPVSGLLLLYPSSILHILESSSGTLYHILQDLASLQKQGSSALLQEIKILVVSHNIPTRLFLQWYVTMVTLPVTYLEDVTQSQSAEEVVTECLTLLLKLGTYLSKTFKKLCGLPLVTCIPDTPD; via the exons ATGTCGGGCGCCCGCCCGTCGCGGGGGAAGGGGTCGGTCCGAGCCGAGTCCCTGGTGCCCGCCCCGCTCCCGCGGAGCGACCTGCTCAGCGCCCTGGAGGAGAAGCGGCGGCTGCAGCTCAAG AAGTTCCTGCTGCACAGGTTATTTTTTGTTGCCAAGCTAtcagagagagcagacaggcgaGACATTACAG gtTACCATGAAAGACTGTTTCAGAACATATTAAAATACCACCTAGGAGAACCAGTCTCAGGTCTACTTCTCCTCTATCCCAGCTCCATTCTTCATATACTAGAG TCCTCCAGCGGCACATTATATCATATCCTCCAAGATCTAGCTTCTCTCCAAAAGCAAGGCTCCAG TGCTTTGTTACAGGAAATTAAGATTTTAGTGGTGTCGCACAACATCCCAACCAGGCTCTTCCTGCAGTGGTATGTCACAATGGTGACACTGCCTGTGACCTACCTAGAAGATGTGACACAGTCGCAGTCTGCAGAAGAGGTGGTCACTGAATGTCTTACGCTCCTCCTCAAACTGGGAACATACCTTTCAAAGACTTTCAAG AAACTGTGTGGCCTACCCCTTGTCACTTGTATCCCTGATACACCCGACTAA
- the SLC5A11 gene encoding sodium/myo-inositol cotransporter 2 — protein METLGSTPPSVTPNWNTFPQQNLEAVDIVVLVLYFVFVLAVGLWSMWKTKRSTVKGYFLAGGKMVWWPVGASLFASNVGSGHFIGLAGSGAASGIAATAYEWNGMFCVLVLAWLFLPIYIAAGVTTMPEYLQKRFGGKRIQIFLAILYLFIYIFTKISVDMYAGALFIQQALRWDLYVAVIGLLAITAVYTVAGGLAAVIYTDTLQTVIMLAGGLTLMGFSFVKIGGLESLQAKYFKAIASSHKGNSSCGLPREDAFHIFRDPVTSDLPWPGVLIGMTIPSLWYWCTDQVIVQRSLAAKNLCHAKGGSLLASYLKILPLFMMVMPGMISRVLFPDLVACADPEICRKICGNPSGCSDIAYPKLVIELLPLGLRGLMMSVMISALMSSLTSIFNSSSTIFTMDLWRHFRPRSSEWELMLVGRVFVLLLVVVSILWIPLVQASQGGQLFIYIQTISSYLQPPVAMVFILGCFWKRTNEKGAFWGLLTGMLLGFIRLVLDFIYLQPQCGEPDRRPAVVRYVHYLYFSMILSVITTVTVVVVSLLTEPPSEEMISHLTWFTRWDRPAKKHPAVSTSPDTGSGVCKSECPPTQLDISVVPENISNDNTSVTGTQKGSKLMRVVLWLCGMESKQDHPPENTAPTSPEHAVASLDEQPLVKHILNINLILCICAGIFLWGYFA, from the exons ATGGAGACCCTTGGTAGCACTCCGCCCTCTGTCACTCCCAACTGGAACACATTTCCCCAACAGAACTTGGAGGCTGTGGACATTGTTGTTCTTGTTCTGTACTTTGTATTCGTCCTGGCGGTTGGATTGTGG TCCATGTGGAAGACAAAACGAAGCACGGTGAAGGGTTATTTCCTGGCTGGAGGAAAGATGGTTTGGTGGCCT GTGGGTGCGTCCCTGTTTGCTAGTAATGTTGGGAGTGGGCATTTCATAGGCCTGGCTGGATCAGGGGCAGCGTCGGGAATCGCTGCTACGGCGTATGAGTGGAAC GGAATGTTTTGTGTTTTGGTGCTGGCCTGGCTATTTCTTCCTATTTACATAGCAGCTGGG GTTACAACCATGCCTGAGTACTTACAGAAACGCTTTGGTGGCAAAAGAATACAGATCTTCCTGGCCATTCTCTATTTGTTTATCTATATATTCACCAAAATATCA GTTGATATGTACGCTGGGGCCCTGTTCATTCAGCAAGCCTTACGCTGGGACCTCTACGTTGCTGTCATAGGTCTGCTGGCAATCACTGCTGTTTACACTGTTGCAG gtgGCCTGGCAGCTGTGATTTACACAGACACTCTGCAGACTGTCATCATGCTGGCTGGGGGATTAACTCTTATGGGGTTCA GCTTTGTTAAAATTGGTGGGCTTGAAAGTTTGCAGGCCAAATACTTTAAAGCCATTGCTAGTAGCCACAAAGGAAACAGTAGCTGTGGCTTACCAAGAGAAGATGCCTTCCACATTTTCCGAGACCCTGTCACCTCTGACCTTCCCTGGCCAGGAGTTCTGATTGGAATGACCATCCCATCTCTGTGGTACTGGTGTACAGATCAG GTCATTGTTCAAAGGTCCCTTGCAGCTAAAAACCTCTGTCATGCCAAAGGAGGTTCGTTGTTGGCCTcctatctgaaaattttgcctctCTTCATGATGGTGATGCCAGGCATGATCAGCCGGGTTCTCTTCCCAG ATCTGGTGGCTTGTGCAGACCCAGAAATCTGTCGGAAAATCTGTGGCAACCCATCTGGCTGTTCTGATATTGCTTACCCCAAACTGGTCATAGAACTGCTGCCTCTAG GGCTCAGGGGCCTCATGATGTCAGTGATGATTTCAGCACTTATGTCCTCCCTGACTTCCATCTTTAACAGCTCCAGCACCATATTCACCATGGATCTCTGGCGGCACTTCCGGCCCCGTTCTTCTGAGTGGGAACTTATGCTTGTCGGCAG GGTGTTTGTGCTGCTGCTCGTGGTGGTGTCTATTCTGTGGATCCCACTGGTTCaggccagccaaggggggcagCTATTCATTTATATCCAGACAATCAGCTCCTACCTACAGCCCCCGGTGGCCATGGTTTTCATCCTGGGCTGTTTCTGGAAGAGAACGAATGAAAAG GGTGCGTTCTGGGGCCTGCTGACTGGCATGCTGCTGGGCTTCATCCGGCTGGTGCTGGACTTTATCTACCTGCAGCCCCAATGCGGGGAGCCAGACCGCCGGCCGGCCGTGGTGAGATATGTGCACTACCTGTACTTCTCCATGATCCTCAGTGTCATCACGACAGTCACTGTGGTGGTCGTGAGCCTGCTCACAGAACCTCCCTCGGAAGAAATG ATCAGTCATCTCACCTGGTTCACACGCTGGGATCGACCAGCCAAGAAACACCCAGCAGTCAGTACTTCTCCTGATACTGGAAGTGGCGTATGTAAGTCTGAGTGTCCGCCTACCCAGCTCGATATTAGCGTTGTTCCTGAAAATATTTCCAATGACAATACAA GCGTGACTGGTACTCAGAAAGGGTCTAAACTGATGAGAGTCGTCTTGTGGCTCTGTGGGATGGAGAGCAAACAAGACCATCCTCCTGAGAACACAGCTCCTACCAGCCCTGAACATGCTGTGGCTTCATTGGATGAGCAGCCTTTGGTGAAACACATTCTGAACATCAACTTGATACTATGCATATGTGCCGGCATCTTCCTCTGGGGCTACTTTGCATAG
- the TEX47 gene encoding testis-expressed protein 47 isoform X1 — translation MSGARPSRGKGSVRAESLVPAPLPRSDLLSALEEKRRLQLKKFLLHRLFFVAKLSERADRRDITGYHERLFQNILKYHLGEPVSGLLLLYPSSILHILESSSGTLYHILQDLASLQKQGSSALLQEIKILVVSHNIPTRLFLQWYVTMVTLPVTYLEDVTQSQSAEEVVTECLTLLLKLGTYLSKTFKVSSKGLGDNLHTLVPELLIPAETINYLFKAKEFMSPEAFLKMYNNPLQPAMASETVWPTPCHLYP, via the exons ATGTCGGGCGCCCGCCCGTCGCGGGGGAAGGGGTCGGTCCGAGCCGAGTCCCTGGTGCCCGCCCCGCTCCCGCGGAGCGACCTGCTCAGCGCCCTGGAGGAGAAGCGGCGGCTGCAGCTCAAG AAGTTCCTGCTGCACAGGTTATTTTTTGTTGCCAAGCTAtcagagagagcagacaggcgaGACATTACAG gtTACCATGAAAGACTGTTTCAGAACATATTAAAATACCACCTAGGAGAACCAGTCTCAGGTCTACTTCTCCTCTATCCCAGCTCCATTCTTCATATACTAGAG TCCTCCAGCGGCACATTATATCATATCCTCCAAGATCTAGCTTCTCTCCAAAAGCAAGGCTCCAG TGCTTTGTTACAGGAAATTAAGATTTTAGTGGTGTCGCACAACATCCCAACCAGGCTCTTCCTGCAGTGGTATGTCACAATGGTGACACTGCCTGTGACCTACCTAGAAGATGTGACACAGTCGCAGTCTGCAGAAGAGGTGGTCACTGAATGTCTTACGCTCCTCCTCAAACTGGGAACATACCTTTCAAAGACTTTCAAG GTGAGCAGTAAGGGACTGGGTGACAATCTACACACCCTTGTTCCAGAACTTCTAATCCCAGCAGAAACAATTAACTACTTGTTCAAGGCAAAAGAATTTATGAGTCCAgaagcatttctgaaaatgtatAACAATCCTTTACAGCCTGCCATGGCTTCAG AAACTGTGTGGCCTACCCCTTGTCACTTGTATCCCTGA
- the TEX47 gene encoding testis-expressed protein 47 isoform X2 produces the protein MSGARPSRGKGSVRAESLVPAPLPRSDLLSALEEKRRLQLKKFLLHRLFFVAKLSERADRRDITGYHERLFQNILKYHLGEPVSGLLLLYPSSILHILESSSGTLYHILQDLASLQKQGSSALLQEIKILVVSHNIPTRLFLQWYVTMVTLPVTYLEDVTQSQSAEEVVTECLTLLLKLGTYLSKTFKVSSKGLGDNLHTLVPELLIPAETINYLFKAKEFMSPEAFLKMYNNPLQPAMASGAGI, from the exons ATGTCGGGCGCCCGCCCGTCGCGGGGGAAGGGGTCGGTCCGAGCCGAGTCCCTGGTGCCCGCCCCGCTCCCGCGGAGCGACCTGCTCAGCGCCCTGGAGGAGAAGCGGCGGCTGCAGCTCAAG AAGTTCCTGCTGCACAGGTTATTTTTTGTTGCCAAGCTAtcagagagagcagacaggcgaGACATTACAG gtTACCATGAAAGACTGTTTCAGAACATATTAAAATACCACCTAGGAGAACCAGTCTCAGGTCTACTTCTCCTCTATCCCAGCTCCATTCTTCATATACTAGAG TCCTCCAGCGGCACATTATATCATATCCTCCAAGATCTAGCTTCTCTCCAAAAGCAAGGCTCCAG TGCTTTGTTACAGGAAATTAAGATTTTAGTGGTGTCGCACAACATCCCAACCAGGCTCTTCCTGCAGTGGTATGTCACAATGGTGACACTGCCTGTGACCTACCTAGAAGATGTGACACAGTCGCAGTCTGCAGAAGAGGTGGTCACTGAATGTCTTACGCTCCTCCTCAAACTGGGAACATACCTTTCAAAGACTTTCAAG GTGAGCAGTAAGGGACTGGGTGACAATCTACACACCCTTGTTCCAGAACTTCTAATCCCAGCAGAAACAATTAACTACTTGTTCAAGGCAAAAGAATTTATGAGTCCAgaagcatttctgaaaatgtatAACAATCCTTTACAGCCTGCCATGGCTTCAG GGGCGGGCATTTAA